In Cryptomeria japonica chromosome 10, Sugi_1.0, whole genome shotgun sequence, a genomic segment contains:
- the LOC131043346 gene encoding V-type proton ATPase subunit c''2-like — MNFLLGNWIGNLFNKSLEEVKIGGSVIFCEAVAIYGVIVAIILQTKLESVPSANTFNAESMRAGFAIFASGIIVGFANLCDMFCRVCVGIIGSSCALADAQNSSLFVKILVIEIFGSALGLFGVIVGIIMSAQAAFPTKVQ; from the exons ATGAATTTTCTGCTTGGTAATTGGATAGGAAATTTGTTCAACAAATCGTTAGAGGAAGTCAAAATTGGTGGGAG TGTAATCTTCTGTGAAGCTGTGGCCATATACGGAGTTATTGTGGCTATTATTCTACAGACAAAGCTAGAGAGTGTCCCGTCTGCAAATACATTTAATGCAGAGTCTATGAGAGCAGGGTTTGCTATATTTGCATCTGGCATCATTGTGGGTTTTGCCAATCTA TGTGATATGTTTTGCAGAGTTTGTGTTGGCATAATTGGAAGTAGCTGTGCACTTGCAGATGCCCAAAATTCTTCACTATTTGTGAAAATTTTAGTAATTGAAATTTTTGGAAGTGCACTTGGGCTGTTTGGCGTAATTGTTGGAATCATTATGTCAGCTCAAGCAGCGTTTCCAACAAAGGTTCAATAG